The Rhodocytophaga rosea genome has a segment encoding these proteins:
- a CDS encoding AAA family ATPase, with protein MTNLRVKKIVLFGPESTGKTTLAQQLAAHYHTVWIPEYSRTYQEEQGRPLNISDVIPIARGQIRLEEEAFPKANNILICDTDILETKVYSEVYNGACPPWLLDTIPRRLADLYLLTQVDLPWIPDGIRDRPDDREQMYALFKKELYQLQLPFAEIWGSYQHRFVKAVEAIDVFMGKKE; from the coding sequence ATGACTAACCTTAGGGTGAAAAAGATTGTTTTATTTGGCCCGGAATCTACCGGTAAAACCACCTTAGCACAGCAACTGGCAGCACATTATCATACCGTATGGATACCCGAATATTCCAGAACTTACCAGGAGGAACAGGGCAGGCCACTCAATATCTCAGATGTGATTCCTATCGCCCGGGGACAAATCCGCCTGGAAGAAGAAGCTTTTCCCAAAGCCAATAATATATTGATTTGTGACACAGATATTCTGGAAACCAAAGTGTATAGTGAAGTGTATAACGGCGCTTGTCCGCCATGGCTATTGGATACGATTCCCAGGCGGCTGGCAGATTTGTATCTGTTAACACAGGTAGATTTGCCCTGGATTCCCGATGGTATCCGTGACAGACCAGATGACCGGGAGCAAATGTATGCATTGTTCAAAAAGGAGTTATATCAATTACAATTGCCTTTTGCTGAAATTTGGGGAAGCTATCAACACCGGTTTGTAAAGGCGGTAGAAGCTATAGATGTATTTATGGGTAAAAAAGAATAA